Sequence from the Sphingomicrobium clamense genome:
ATCTCGGAAGCGACCGAGATATATTTGGTGCCCGCTTCGCGTGCGGCGGCGACGGCCTCGGACACGGTCATCGTCTTGCGCGCGCCGTCGAGGCGGATGAGCATGGGCAGGTTGACGCCCGCAATCACTTCGACGTCGCCCTGGTCCATCAGGCTGATGGCAAGGTTCGACGGGGTGCCGCCGAACAGGTCGGTGAGGATGATGACGCCCTGGCCCTGGTCGACCGACTTCATGGCCTTGGCGATATCCTTGCGCCGCGCCTCCATGTCGTCATCGGGGCCGATGCAGACGCAATCGATCGCTTCCTGCGGGCCGACGACATGCTCCATGGCGTGCACGAACTGGGTCGCCAATTGCCCGTGGGTGACCAATACCAAACCGATCATTGACTGCTTTCCGCTCACTGATTCTCTTCTTCGGCCGGATCAATCGACCAGGTCGCGATGGCGGATCGAAATGGTTCGATCCTCCCCCTTCAGTCGTCCCGCCATTTCTTCCGCGGCGGCAACCGAACGGTGCCTTCCCCCCGTGCAACCGAACGCGACCGTTAGAGTATTTTTGCCCGCGGCCCAATAGCGCGGAATAAGCCCTTCCAGCAATGCCTCGATCCGATCGAGCGTCTCGCCATAGGCAGGATCGGCCTCGACATAGGAGCGCAC
This genomic interval carries:
- a CDS encoding PTS sugar transporter subunit IIA; the protein is MIGLVLVTHGQLATQFVHAMEHVVGPQEAIDCVCIGPDDDMEARRKDIAKAMKSVDQGQGVIILTDLFGGTPSNLAISLMDQGDVEVIAGVNLPMLIRLDGARKTMTVSEAVAAAREAGTKYISVASEILGEAAA